From a region of the Podospora pseudopauciseta strain CBS 411.78 chromosome 7 map unlocalized CBS411.78m_7, whole genome shotgun sequence genome:
- a CDS encoding uncharacterized protein (EggNog:ENOG503NV6Y; COG:J; COG:K) codes for MSAFQQGMAPIRAMEDDSDVEEEALVADYQEQVQYGQDDDLDGLDQAALAQAADDLQARLLQAAQPLDYQATLEAKFSSYDNYCSLFHYILNSEGPVDLEPPSYYWAWDVIDEFIYQFNTFSTYRARIARQGNNEEEAQLLKENPNTWGCYSVLNVLYSLIQKSQIQEQLQATKRGEDAALVAGPYGSKALYKMLGYFSIIGLLRVHCLLGDFSLALKTLDDIELNKKAMFARVMAAHFTTYYYVGFSYMMMRRYADALRMFSHILIYVSRTKNFQKNAQYDNINKKSDQMLALIAICVAFQPTRLDDSIHTALREKYGEQLLKLQRGGPESLPVFEELFRTACPKFISPVPPNFDAPESNIDPIEHHLSIFMEEVKTNMFNPTIKSYLRLYTTMDLKKLAGFLDVKPEELRSILLVNKQRNKQIRWNEGALLEGEWVNTSDLDYALQGDLIHISEAKMGRKLVDWYLRNLSRTYA; via the exons ATGAGCGCCTTCCAGCAGGGTATGGCCCCTATCCGGGCCATGGAGGACGATAgcgatgttgaggaggaggccctCGTCGCCGACTACCAGGAGCAGGTCCAATACGGACAGGACGACGATTTGGACGGCCTCGACCAGGCTGCCCTTGCCCAGGCTGCCGACGATCTCCAGGCCCGGTTACTCCAGGCCGCTCAGCCCTTGGATTATCAGGCGACGCTCGAGGCCAAGTTCTCAAGCTACGACAACTACTGCAGCTTGTTCCACTACATCCTTAATTCGGAAGGCCCCGTCGATCTCGAGCCTCCATCG TACTACTGGGCCTGGGATGTGATTGATGAATTCATTTACCAGTTCAACACATTCTCCACATACCGGGCGAGGATCGCGCGGCAGGGAAacaacgaggaggaggctcagCTTCTCAAGGAGAACCCAAACACCTGGGGTTGCTACAGCGTGCTCAACGTTCTCTACTCCTTGATCCAGAAGTCTCAGATCCAGGAACAGCTCCAGGCTACCAAGCGCGGTGAGGATGCCGCCCTTGTCGCCGGTCCCTACGGATCCAAGGCCCTTTACAAGATGTTGGGCTACTTCTCGATCATTGGCCTCCTCCGGGTCCACTGCCTTCTCGGTGACTTCAGCCTCGCGCTTAAGACTCTCGACGACATTGAGCTCAACAAGAAGGCCATGTTCGCCCGTGTCATGGCTGCCCACTTCACCACATACTACTATGTGGGTTTCTCTTACATGATGATGCGCCGCTACGCCGACGCTCTCCGCATGTTCAGCCACATCTTGATCTACGTCTCCAGGACCAAGAACTTCCAGAAGAACGCGCAGTACGATAACATCAACAAGAAGAGCGACCAGATGCTCGCTCTCATCGCCATCTGCGTTGCCTTCCAGCCCACTCGTCTGGATGACAGCATCCACACCGCCCTCCGTGAGAAGTACGGCGAGCAGCTCCTGAAGCTCCAGCGTGGCGGCCCCGAgtccctccccgtcttcgAGGAGCTCTTCCGCACTGCGTGCCCCAAGTTCATCTCTCCCGTACCTCCCAACTTTGATGCCCCCGAGAGCAACATCGATCCCATTGAGCACCACCTTTCCATCTTCATGGAGGAGGTTAAGACCAACATGttcaaccccaccatcaaatCTTACCTCCGTCTTTACACCACCATGGACCTCAAGAAGCTGGCTGGTTTTCTGGACGTCAAGCCCGAGGAGCTCCGTTCTATCCTGCTTGTTAACAAGCAGCGCAACAAGCAGATCCGGTGGAACGAGGGTGCTCTTTTGGAGGGCGAGTGGGTTAACACCAGCGACCTCGACTATGCTCTCCAAGGT GACCTTATCCATATCTCGGAGGCCAAGATGGGCCGCAAGCTCGTTGATTGGTATCTCCGCAACCTCTCGCGCACTTATGCATGA